Proteins encoded together in one Pelagicoccus sp. SDUM812003 window:
- a CDS encoding cupredoxin domain-containing protein, which translates to MNLINWKLISLSALAATTSLLIAGCNGHDSESAHEHGVQHSNGHMREGGHMDGADPMQRDSETDSGEHAHQSEMAYQNSGHRDQEMVPHGTSEAQGPDGARRIEITATDYAFAPADVKAEPGERLYIAVENAGKTVHMWQLRNHPETHVHVEPGERSGRVIVAPQSPGEYEIFCGTPEHADRGMVGTLIVENG; encoded by the coding sequence ATGAACTTGATCAACTGGAAGCTGATTTCTTTGTCTGCTTTAGCCGCAACGACGTCGCTGCTGATTGCTGGTTGCAACGGCCACGATTCGGAAAGCGCTCACGAGCATGGCGTGCAACATTCGAACGGACACATGCGCGAAGGCGGTCACATGGATGGTGCCGACCCCATGCAGCGTGACAGCGAAACGGACAGTGGAGAGCATGCGCATCAGAGTGAAATGGCGTATCAGAATAGTGGGCACAGGGACCAGGAGATGGTCCCGCACGGAACCTCCGAAGCTCAAGGCCCTGACGGTGCTCGCCGCATCGAGATCACGGCAACGGACTATGCGTTCGCCCCGGCAGATGTAAAAGCGGAACCGGGAGAGAGGTTGTATATCGCAGTCGAAAACGCTGGAAAGACGGTGCACATGTGGCAACTGCGAAACCACCCGGAAACGCATGTCCATGTCGAGCCAGGCGAGAGGTCGGGAAGGGTGATCGTGGCTCCGCAATCTCCTGGAGAGTACGAAATCTTTTGCGGCACGCCGGAGCATGCTGATCGCGGCATGGTCGGGACTTTGATCGTCGAGAACGGTTGA
- a CDS encoding APC family permease, which translates to MDDGNKDSGERKSSLSLLGAVSMGTGVMIGAGIFALTGQIAELAGSWFPLAFLVAAVIAGFSAYSYAKMAQKYPSAGGIAMFLKKAYGRGLMTGACALLMYFSMVINESLVARTFGTYVLRAFDASGMEWLIPALGVGLLLFAFLVNILSNRFIETVSFAAAFVKIAGLAILAIGGLWATGWSFESLAGDSQGSSGIAGFLGAVALGILGYKGFTTITNSGGELKDAERNVGRAIAISISLCAVLYLVVALAVGSNLSVQEIIAAKDYSLAEAARPAFGDVGVWSTVGFAIVATVSGVIASVFAVSRMLAMLTSMQLVPHRHFNLPGNLQRHTLIYTVAMAMLLTVFFDLSRIASLGAVFYIVMDICIHWGVFRHLRDEVDAKSWILISAIILDLVVLGAFLWVKAQSDILVVWVSLIGLAMVFAAEKWFLKLHEYDEDDPRYSTSHGDG; encoded by the coding sequence ATGGACGATGGAAACAAGGATTCGGGGGAGCGGAAAAGCTCTCTAAGCCTTTTGGGCGCGGTCTCCATGGGGACAGGCGTGATGATTGGCGCGGGGATCTTCGCGCTGACCGGTCAGATCGCCGAGTTGGCGGGGAGCTGGTTCCCCTTGGCCTTCTTGGTCGCAGCGGTCATCGCGGGCTTCAGCGCCTACAGCTACGCGAAAATGGCTCAGAAGTACCCGTCGGCGGGCGGGATCGCGATGTTTCTGAAGAAGGCGTACGGACGAGGCCTAATGACGGGCGCCTGCGCTTTGCTAATGTACTTCTCTATGGTCATCAACGAGAGCCTTGTCGCTCGTACCTTCGGAACTTACGTGTTGCGAGCCTTCGACGCGTCCGGGATGGAGTGGCTGATTCCCGCGCTCGGGGTCGGACTGCTCTTGTTCGCGTTTCTTGTTAACATCCTGAGTAACCGGTTCATTGAGACGGTTTCTTTCGCCGCAGCGTTTGTCAAAATCGCGGGCCTAGCGATTTTGGCAATCGGCGGACTTTGGGCCACGGGCTGGTCGTTTGAAAGCTTGGCTGGCGATTCGCAAGGCAGCTCGGGAATCGCTGGCTTTCTTGGAGCCGTGGCGCTCGGAATCCTCGGCTATAAGGGGTTCACGACCATTACGAATAGCGGTGGCGAGCTAAAGGACGCCGAAAGGAACGTGGGCCGGGCGATCGCTATTTCGATTTCCCTCTGCGCCGTTCTTTATCTGGTCGTCGCTCTGGCGGTTGGATCGAATCTCTCGGTGCAAGAAATCATCGCGGCGAAGGACTACTCGCTCGCGGAAGCGGCCCGTCCCGCGTTTGGCGACGTTGGGGTCTGGTCCACCGTGGGCTTTGCCATTGTCGCTACGGTATCTGGCGTAATCGCGAGCGTATTCGCGGTGTCGCGCATGCTGGCCATGCTAACCTCGATGCAGCTCGTTCCGCACCGGCATTTCAACCTGCCTGGAAATCTGCAACGTCATACTCTGATCTACACGGTAGCGATGGCGATGCTGCTTACCGTCTTCTTCGACCTCAGTCGCATCGCGTCACTGGGTGCTGTTTTTTACATCGTAATGGATATTTGCATACATTGGGGAGTTTTCAGGCATTTGCGGGACGAGGTCGACGCGAAGAGCTGGATTCTGATTTCGGCGATCATTCTCGATCTTGTTGTTTTGGGAGCTTTCCTCTGGGTAAAAGCCCAATCGGACATTTTGGTCGTTTGGGTATCGCTGATCGGCTTAGCGATGGTGTTCGCCGCAGAGAAATGGTTTCTCAAGCTGCACGAGTACGACGAAGACGATCCACGCTACTCGACTAGCCATGGCGACGGATGA